The proteins below are encoded in one region of Neodiprion virginianus isolate iyNeoVirg1 chromosome 7, iyNeoVirg1.1, whole genome shotgun sequence:
- the LOC124309152 gene encoding carbonyl reductase [NADPH] 3-like, translated as MMTRVAVVTGGNKGIGFEIVKGLCEQFDGIVYLTARNEAKGQAAVEELKKLGLQPRFHQLDVTDDSSVDTFKQYISDIHGGLDVLVNNAAIAFKHNSLDPFSYQASETIKVNYFGLVRVCKALFPLLRDHARVVNLSSSAGHLSRIQGDELKARLASLTLTEDDLSQIMRDLINAAQTNTHRELGWANNVYSASKVAVSALTRIQQRAFDEDARKDIAVNSVHPGLVETDMTSHRAHLTPERGARAPLYLAFLTKNTNIKGKYVWHNNIIVDWINDPLPGPY; from the exons ATGATGACGCGCGTAGCTGTG GTAACTGGCGGGAACAAAGGGATTGgttttgaaattgtaaaaggTCTGTGCGAGCAATTTGATGGGATAGTTTATCTGACTGCAAGGAACGAGGCTAAAGGCCAAGCTGCAGTTGAAGAGCTCAAAAAACTTGGTCTTCAACCAAGATTCCATCAACTTGACGTCACTGACGACTCAAGTGTCGACACGTTCAAACAGTATATCAGCGACATTCATGGAGGACTCGATGTACTCGTTAACAATGCTGCAATCGCCTTCAAG CACAATTCGCTTGACCCGTTTTCTTACCAAGCATCAGAGACCATAAAAGTGAATTACTTTGGCTTGGTGAGAGTTTGCAAGGCACTGTTTCCACTACTGAGAGACCATGCTAGAGTTGTTAATCTCAGCAGCAGCGCTGGACACTTGTCGCGAATACAGGGAGACGAGTTGAAGGCTCGACTTGCAAGTCTGACGCTCACTGAGGATGACCTAAGCCAAATCATGAGGGATCTCATCAA CGCAGCGCAGACCAACACTCACAGAGAATTGGGATGGGCCAACAATGTTTACTCAGCTAGCAAGGTGGCTGTGTCCGCTTTGACTCGCATTCAACAAAGGGCGTTTGACGAAGATGCCAGAAAAGACATCGCTGTAAATTCTGTACATCCTGGTCTTGTCGAGACGGACATGACGAGCCACAGAGCACATTTAACTCCCGAAAGAGGTGCACGAGCTCCCTTATACCTGGCATTCCTAACGAAGAATACGAATATCAAGGGAAAATACGTCTGGCACAATAATATTATCGTTGATTGGATTAATGATCCCTTGCCCGGTCCGTACTAG
- the LOC124309145 gene encoding cAMP-dependent protein kinase type II regulatory subunit isoform X2 — protein sequence MTMIAAPNNKQMNLRAWEYDDDEPPVARFATRRKSVFAETYNPEEDEDEEGIKMVHPKSDQQRLRLGESVKTILLFRALDKEQMADVLDAMFEKTVETGDYIIRQGDDGDNFYVIEKGKFEVYVKDPSGADVLIHTYDNSGAFGELALLYNMPRAATIKAITPGTLWAMDRQTFRRILLKSAYKKRKMYEDLINKVPMLKSLENYERMNLADALAPKHFADGELIIKQGDIADGMYFVEDGVVKITILGDNGREVEINRVPAGGYLGELALVTHKPRAASAYAVGNVKLAFLDVEAFERLLGPCMELMKRNIEDYEDQLIKIFGSKTNISDVR from the exons ATGACGATGATAGCGGCTcctaataataaacaaatgaatctCCGAGCCTGGGAATATGACGACGATG AACCACCGGTGGCGAGGTTCGCGACGAGAAGGAAGAGTGTTTTCGCAGAGACTTACAACCCGGAGGAGGATGAAGATGAGGAAGGCATCAAG ATGGTGCATCCGAAGAGCGATCAGCAGCGGCTTAGGTTGGGTGAAAGCGTTAAGACCATCCTGCTTTTCCGGGCCCTCGACAAG GAACAAATGGCCGACGTGCTGGACGCGATGTTTGAGAAAACGGTCGAAACCGGTGATTATATAATACGGCAAGGGGACGACGGCGATAATTTCTATGTCATCGAAAA GGGTAAATTTGAGGTTTACGTCAAGGATCCGTCAGGTGCTGATGTCCTGATACACACCTATGACAACAGCGGTGCCTTCGGCGAATTGGCACTGCTCTACAACATGCCAAGGGCGGCGACGATCAAGGCCATCACTCCTGGTACCCTGTGGGCGATGGACAGGCAGACCTTCCGACGAATCCTGCTAAAGTCTGCGTACAAGAAACGCAAGATGTACGAGGATCTGATCAATAAAGTTCCCATGCTCAAGTCGCTCGAG AATTATGAACGCATGAACCTGGCCGATGCTCTGGCGCCAAAACACTTTGCCGATGGCGAGCTTATAATAAAGCAAGGCGACATCGCTGATGGAATGTATTTCGTTGAGGACGGCGTGGTCAAAATTACTATTCTCGGTGATAACGGTAGAGAAGTTGAG ATCAACCGCGTACCTGCCGGTGGCTACCTAGGTGAGTTAGCCCTGGTCACGCACAAGCCACGAGCGGCGTCAGCTTACGCGGTCGGCAACGTTAAGCTGGCAT TTCTGGACGTCGAGGCTTTTGAACGTCTCCTCGGCCCCTGCATGGAATTGATGAAACGAAATATCGAGGACTATGAAGACCAATTGATCAAGATATTTGGAAGCAAAACTAACATCTCTGACGTTCGATGA
- the LOC124309150 gene encoding carbonyl reductase [NADPH] 1-like, whose product MSRIAVVTGANKGIGYAIVKGLCCEFDGVVYLTSRNEERGQAAVNKLKKDGFNPKFHQLDITDDSSVERFREYLKETHGGLDVLVNNGGISFMFDAPETFPQRVAETLRVNYFGLLRICKALFPLLRPHSRVVQVSSSVGHLCKIQGAELKARLASRELTEEELTQMMRNFVDAAAMNTHKEAGWPNSSYTVSKVGVSALSRIQQRAFDKDPREDIVVNAVHPGSVITDMSGKLGTMTPERGAQAPLYLALLPKYTEIKGEYVWHDNTVMDWVNGEVKTFRPDSPNLY is encoded by the exons ATGTCGCGCATTGCGGTg GTAACCGGAGCTAACAAAGGTATTGGGTATGCAATCGTCAAGGGTCTATGCTGTGAGTTTGATGGGGTTGTTTACCTGACATCAAGGAACGAGGAGCGAGGACAAGCCGCTGTTAATAAACTGAAGAAGGATGGTTTCAACCCAAAATTTCATCAGCTAGACATCACGGACGATTCCAGTGTTGAAAGATTTAgagaatatttgaaagaaacCCATGGAGGACTCGACGTTCTTGTAAACAACGGCGGCATATCATTCATG TTTGATGCCCCAGAAACGTTTCCGCAACGAGTAGCCGAGACACTCAGAGTCAACTACTTCGGCCTCCTGAGAATTTGCAAGGCTCTATTTCCACTCCTAAGGCCACACTCCAGGGTTGTTCAGGTGTCCAGCAGTGTTGGGCACTTGTGTAAAATACAGGGAGCTGAGTTGAAGGCTCGGCTTGCTAGTCGCGAACTCACAGAGGAGGAGCTCACACAAATGATGAGGAATTTTGTCGA CGCAGCAGCAATGAATACTCACAAGGAGGCTGGATGGCCGAATAGTTCATACACGGTGAGCAAAGTCGGCGTTTCTGCGCTGAGTCGCATTCAGCAAAGGGCGTTCGATAAGGATCCTCGTGAAGACATTGTTGTGAATGCGGTTCATCCGGGATCCGTGATCACCGACATGTCTGGCAAGTTGGGAACTATGACACCCGAAAGAGGTGCCCAGGCCCCGCTGTACCTGGCTCTGTTACCAAAGTATACGGAGATCAAGGGAGAATACGTTTGGCATGACAATACTGTCATGGATTGGGTAAACGGCGAAGTAAAAACCTTCAGGCCCGATTCGCCTAATTTATACTGA
- the LOC124309153 gene encoding carbonyl reductase [NADPH] 3-like, protein MSRVAVVTGGNKGIGFAIAKGLCRKFDGVVYLTARDEARGLAAVEHLKKEGLKPKFHQLDVTDDSSVNTFKKYLSDTYGGLDVLVNNAAIAFKNDATDPFSIQASETVKVNYFSLVRVSEALFPLLRPHARVVNLSSSAGHLSRIPGAELKARFANPDLTQDELDQIMREFIEAAKTNSHQESGWANSAYSASKVAVSALSRIQQKQFDKDAREDLVVNAVHPGYVDTDMTSHKGTLTPQRGAQAPIYLALLPKNTDIKGKYIWHDNTIIDWVNDPLPTPY, encoded by the exons ATGTCTCGTGTAGCGGTG GTAACCGGAGGGAACAAGGGGATTGGTTTTGCCATTGCGAAAGGACTTTGTCGAAAGTTTGATGGCGTCGTTTACCTTACCGCAAGGGATGAGGCTAGAGGACTTGCTGCAGTTGAGCACCTGAAAAAAGAGGGTCTCAAGCCGAAATTCCATCAACTCGATGTCACCGACGACTCGAGTGTCAATACTTTCAAAAAGTACCTCAGCGACACTTATGGAGGCCTCGATGTACTTGTTAACAATGCTGCCATCGCTTTCAAG AATGATGCAACTGATCCATTTTCCATTCAAGCATCCGAGACCGTAAAAGTGAACTACTTCAGTTTGGTGAGAGTTTCTGAGGCTCTGTTTCCGCTGCTCAGACCCCACGCCAGAGTTGTTAATCTTTCCAGCAGTGCTGGACACCTGTCCAGAATACCGGGAGCTGAATTGAAGGCTCGATTTGCAAACCCTGACCTCACCCAGGATGAGCTAGACCAGATTATGAGAGAATTTATTGA AGCGGCAAAGACCAATTCCCACCAGGAATCAGGATGGGCCAACAGTGCCTATTCGGCTAGTAAAGTAGCCGTTTCTGCTCTGAGTCGTATTCAACAAAAACAATTCGACAAAGATGCCAGAGAAGATCTCGTCGTCAACGCTGTGCACCCTGGATACGTTGACACTGACATGACAAGCCACAAGGGAACCTTGACACCTCAGAGGGGTGCACAAGCTCCAATCTACCTGGCTCTCTTACCAAAGAATACCGACATCAAGGGAAAATATATCTGGCACGACAACACCATCATCGACTGGGTCAACGATCCCCTGCCCACTCCTTATTAA